A stretch of Brassica rapa cultivar Chiifu-401-42 chromosome A08, CAAS_Brap_v3.01, whole genome shotgun sequence DNA encodes these proteins:
- the LOC103847692 gene encoding autophagy-related protein 8f isoform X2: protein MAKSTFKQEHDLEKRSAEAARIREKYPDRIPVIVEKAEKSDIPTIDKKKYLVPADLTVGQFVYVIRKRIKLSAEKAIFIFVDNVLPPTGALMSAVYEEKKEEDGFLYVTYSGENTFGY from the exons ATGGCAAAAAGCACGTTCAAGCAAGAGCATGACCTAG AGAAGAGAAGCGCAGAGGCTGCTCGGATCAGAGAGAAGTATCCAGATAGGATTCCG GTGATTGTTGAGAAGGCTGAGAAGAGTGATATACCGACCATCGACAAGAAAAA ATACCTAGTCCCGGCTGATTTGACAGTGGGGCAATTCGTGTATGTCATTCGCAAAAGAATCAAACTGAGTGCAGAGAAGGCTATCTTTATCTTTGTGGACAATGTTCTTCCTCCAACAG GTGCGTTGATGTCAGCTGTGTACGAAGAGAAAAAGGAGGAAGATGGGTTCCTCTATGTCACTTACAGCGGAGAAAACACTTTTGGATATTGA
- the LOC103847693 gene encoding uncharacterized protein LOC103847693, whose product MNLSGREFIVNKFEEKFGKRWIWDRFKNKVDINRKAYVKFKKLTHNRTGLVYDALGRLEMSDAWWNQRIAEWQGARKYKTKVPPNMDVFKAEFGAVTVTGAEGWCAQQGETSLDSRIDAEKDDESDSVDTDMPAPREGTSRAGCSKIKRKEFDQEPYVLRNAILAEKK is encoded by the exons ATGAATCTATCTGGAAGAGAGTTCATCGTAAATAAGTTTGAAGAAAaatttggtaagagatggatATGGGACAGGTTTAAGAACAAGGTTGATATTAATAGAAAAGCATATGTCAAGTTCAAGAAGCTTACCCACAATAGAACCGGGCTTGTCTATGATGCTTTGGGAAGGTTGGAGATGTCGGATGCTTGGTGGAATCAACGCATTGCG GAATGGCAAGGTGCAAGAAAGTATAAGACCAAAGTGCCTCCAAACATGGATGTGTTTAAAGCAGAGTTTGGTGCTGTTACTGTAACTGGAGCAGAAGGATGGTGTGCTCAGCAAGGAGAAACTAGCTTAGATTCTAGAATAGATGCAGAGAAGGATGACGAGTCTGATTCAGTTGACACTGATATGCCAGCACCAAGAGAAGGAACAAGTAGAGCTGGATGTTCAAAAATAAAGCGTAAGGAATTTGATCAAGAGCCTTATGTTCTAAGGAATGCAATTCTGGctgaaaaaaaataa
- the LOC103847692 gene encoding autophagy-related protein 8f isoform X1 has product MAKSTFKQEHDLGLVRLPFVFLFFERSEKRSAEAARIREKYPDRIPVIVEKAEKSDIPTIDKKKYLVPADLTVGQFVYVIRKRIKLSAEKAIFIFVDNVLPPTGALMSAVYEEKKEEDGFLYVTYSGENTFGY; this is encoded by the exons ATGGCAAAAAGCACGTTCAAGCAAGAGCATGACCTAGGTTTGGTTCGGTTACcctttg tttttttgttttttgaacgTTCAGAGAAGAGAAGCGCAGAGGCTGCTCGGATCAGAGAGAAGTATCCAGATAGGATTCCG GTGATTGTTGAGAAGGCTGAGAAGAGTGATATACCGACCATCGACAAGAAAAA ATACCTAGTCCCGGCTGATTTGACAGTGGGGCAATTCGTGTATGTCATTCGCAAAAGAATCAAACTGAGTGCAGAGAAGGCTATCTTTATCTTTGTGGACAATGTTCTTCCTCCAACAG GTGCGTTGATGTCAGCTGTGTACGAAGAGAAAAAGGAGGAAGATGGGTTCCTCTATGTCACTTACAGCGGAGAAAACACTTTTGGATATTGA